The following proteins come from a genomic window of Streptomyces sp. Sge12:
- a CDS encoding response regulator transcription factor has translation MRVLVVEDERRLAVALQRGLQSEGFSVDVAHDGSQGLWMATEHDYDLIVLDIMLPGLNGYRVCAKLRAAGNESGILMLTAKDGEYDEAEALDTGADDFLSKPFSYLVLVARLRALGRRTGRRRPQVMRFGDLVLDPARHSCSRDGTEIRLTAREFAVLEYLARRSGEVVPKRDILEQVWDSAFDGDPNVVEVHVSAVRRKIDAPFGRAALETVRGAGYRLAADGG, from the coding sequence ATGCGCGTACTGGTGGTGGAGGACGAACGGCGGCTCGCCGTGGCCCTGCAGCGTGGGCTGCAGTCCGAGGGCTTCTCGGTCGATGTGGCCCACGACGGGTCCCAGGGGCTGTGGATGGCCACCGAGCACGACTACGACCTGATCGTGCTCGACATCATGCTGCCCGGCCTGAACGGCTACCGGGTGTGCGCGAAGCTGCGCGCGGCCGGAAACGAGTCGGGGATCCTGATGCTCACGGCGAAGGACGGCGAGTACGACGAGGCCGAGGCCCTGGACACCGGCGCCGACGACTTCCTGTCCAAGCCGTTCTCCTACCTGGTGCTGGTCGCCCGGCTGCGCGCGCTCGGCCGGCGTACGGGCCGCCGGCGGCCCCAGGTGATGCGGTTCGGCGACCTGGTGCTCGACCCGGCCCGGCACTCGTGTTCCCGGGACGGGACGGAGATACGGCTGACCGCGCGGGAGTTCGCGGTGCTGGAGTACCTGGCCCGGCGCTCCGGCGAGGTGGTGCCCAAGCGGGACATCCTGGAACAGGTGTGGGACAGCGCCTTCGACGGCGATCCCAATGTGGTCGAGGTCCACGTGAGCGCCGTGCGCCGCAAGATCGACGCGCCGTTCGGGCGGGCCGCGCTGGAGACCGTACGCGGAGCCGGGTACCGACTGGCGGCCGACGGTGGCTGA
- a CDS encoding FAD-dependent monooxygenase, which produces MRGGTVAVVGGSIAGCAIATAVARAGADEVVVLERTRGRLQDRGVGLCIHDERGAELGASGALPAGIAAHPLERRRWVVRDDDHGPGGRVIWEQPFPFHSYHWGLLWQGLREAVPDSVRYRQGEMVTGVGAAGTAGAEVRLAGGRAERYDLVVGADGYRSVVRAALCPDSRPQYPGYVCWRGNFDAALLDGSGGAADPVPSAVTTVCFAGGSCVIYRIPGPDGPRVNWVLYAAPPQDGRLRLDDPTSFPPGGLTPELALHLAALLDREFPPYWGRALALTGPADTFVQPIYDVETPRAAAGRLLLAGDAASVVRPHNTSGAAKALQDATALADGWRAATTFEELLRGYQETRGAAGRDLVALARRLGRAQVERTPAWARMNGAEMAHWWRSQLGGSPGIGGRAMAP; this is translated from the coding sequence ATGCGGGGTGGAACGGTCGCGGTGGTCGGCGGGAGCATCGCGGGGTGCGCCATTGCCACGGCGGTGGCGCGGGCGGGCGCCGATGAGGTGGTGGTACTGGAGCGCACGCGCGGGCGGCTCCAGGACCGGGGCGTCGGGCTGTGCATCCACGACGAGCGGGGCGCGGAGCTCGGCGCGAGCGGGGCACTGCCCGCGGGGATCGCGGCGCACCCGCTGGAGCGGCGCCGGTGGGTGGTCCGCGACGATGACCACGGGCCGGGCGGGCGGGTGATCTGGGAGCAGCCGTTCCCCTTCCACTCCTACCACTGGGGACTGCTCTGGCAGGGGCTGCGGGAGGCCGTGCCGGACTCGGTGCGCTACCGGCAGGGGGAGATGGTGACGGGCGTCGGGGCGGCGGGGACCGCGGGCGCCGAGGTCCGGCTCGCGGGCGGCCGCGCCGAGCGGTACGACCTGGTCGTCGGCGCCGACGGGTACCGGTCGGTGGTGCGCGCGGCGCTCTGCCCGGACTCCCGGCCGCAGTACCCCGGTTACGTGTGCTGGCGCGGCAACTTCGACGCGGCGCTGCTCGACGGGTCCGGCGGCGCCGCGGACCCGGTCCCGTCGGCGGTGACCACGGTCTGCTTCGCCGGTGGTTCGTGCGTCATCTACCGCATCCCCGGGCCGGACGGCCCGCGGGTCAACTGGGTGCTCTACGCCGCTCCGCCGCAGGACGGCCGACTGCGCCTCGACGACCCGACGAGCTTCCCGCCCGGCGGCCTCACCCCCGAGCTGGCGCTGCACCTGGCCGCGCTGCTCGACCGCGAGTTCCCGCCGTACTGGGGGCGGGCCCTCGCGCTGACCGGCCCGGCGGACACCTTCGTCCAGCCCATCTACGACGTGGAGACCCCGCGCGCCGCCGCCGGCCGGCTGCTGCTCGCGGGGGACGCGGCGAGCGTCGTACGCCCGCACAACACGAGCGGCGCCGCGAAGGCCCTCCAGGACGCCACCGCCCTCGCCGACGGCTGGCGCGCCGCCACGACCTTCGAGGAACTGCTGCGCGGCTACCAGGAGACCCGTGGCGCCGCCGGACGGGACCTGGTGGCGCTGGCCCGCCGGCTGGGGCGCGCCCAGGTCGAGCGGACCCCAGCCTGGGCGCGCATGAACGGCGCCGAGATGGCCCACTGGTGGCGGTCGCAGCTCGGCGGGTCCCCGGGCATCGGGGGCCGGGCCATGGCCCCGTAG